The proteins below come from a single Acinonyx jubatus isolate Ajub_Pintada_27869175 chromosome A1, VMU_Ajub_asm_v1.0, whole genome shotgun sequence genomic window:
- the DCLK1 gene encoding serine/threonine-protein kinase DCLK1 isoform X8, producing MLELIEVNGTPGSQLSTPRSGKSPSPSPTSPGSLRKQRDLYRPLSSDDLDSVGDSV from the exons ATGTTAGAACTCATAGAAG TTAATGGAACCCCTGGTAGTCAGCTGTCTACTCCACGCTCGGGCAAGTCGCCAAGCCCATCGCCCACCAGCCCGGGAAGCCTGCGGAAGCAGAGG GACCTGTATCGCCCCCTCTCTTCGGATGATTTGGATTCAGTAGGAGACTCAGTGTAA